A single region of the Gossypium arboreum isolate Shixiya-1 chromosome 12, ASM2569848v2, whole genome shotgun sequence genome encodes:
- the LOC108478385 gene encoding potassium transporter 6-like: MDSPLRHGTYCYPFKKETWMHTILLSFQSIGVVYGRLSTAPLYVFGSIPQNDFKSDESAYEYFSFIFWTLTVLSLVKYTFIVLKADNDGEGGTFALYSLLCKHAKVGLLPNDKTSDDVTNSETGSPSRTKAESRARRAIAKHKSSHYLMLFLALFGSCMIICDAVLTPAISVLSAASGLRRSLTDIKYSSSRETEDSILKDLRKYVPVPTACAILVCLFTLQQYGSHRIGSIFAPVVILWLLFITGVGIYNIFHYDPHIVFAISPKYMYKFFQSTSWRSWRSLGSITLCVAGSEAMFADIGHFSMKSIKMTFICLIYPVLILSYAGQAAFISHALSIKDSSFAIDDYNHFYRSVPDHIHYVFTILSLLASAIGSQATITACFSIVNQCLALGCFPRVKVIHTSDKIHGQVYIPDLNWMIMILSLGITIGFHDIVRIGNASGMAIVSGMLVTTCLMSLVIALYWEKSLLLSTCFLVFFGSIEAVYLSSNLLNFHKGAWYLAVLLALSLTTMVAWHYGTLKKYQFDIENKVSMEWLTDPSSGLTVSRVPGIGFVYTDIVTGIPAFFSHFITNVPAFHQVLIFVSFKSLPEPFVSPTKRYLIGRVGNRDNKIYRCIVRYGYHDHIRDSDDFEEQIIRSIGEFISLEEHDAESLMSTEGKMIIVGKQLPEGDALIPLHDTGATSSPCASTQTNINTTEVTKLKRKRKKVRFMLPANSPKMRSSVREELNELVDARESGTAYFLGQSHIAVRNGSNFIKRFLIMVYVFFDKNCREPHVALNIPHAALVEVGMVYII, from the exons ATGGATTCTCCATTGAGACATGGAACCTACTGTTATCCCTTCAAG AAGGAAACCTGGATGCATACAATCCTTCTGTCATTCCAAAGCATCGGAGTAGTTTACGGTCGATTGAGTACTGCTCCTTTATACGTCTTCGGTTCGATCCCTCAAAACGACTTCAAATCTGATGAGAGTGCGTACGAATACTTCTCGTTTATCTTCTGGACGTTAACGGTCCTTTCGTTAGTGAAGTATACCTTCATAGTACTCAAAGCCGACAATGACGGAGAAG GTGGTACTTTTGCTTTGTACTCACTATTGTGTAAGCATGCAAAAGTCGGTCTACTCCCTAACGATAAAACTTCCGATGATGTTACAAATAGCGAGACTGGAAGTCCTTCCCGAACCAAAGCCGAATCAAGAGCACGAAGGGCTATCGCAAAACATAAGAGTAGTCATTACTTGATGTTGTTCTTAGCATTGTTCGGTTCTTGCATGATAATATGCGATGCGGTCCTTACTCCGGCTATTTCGG TTTTATCGGCTGCATCGGGTCTTCGACGATCGTTAACGGATATCAAAT ATTCGTCATCCCGTGAAACAGAGGATTCGATATTGAAAGATCTAAGGAAAT ACGTACCTGTGCCTACTGCATGTGCCATATTGGTTTGCCTTTTCACTCTACAACAATACGGCAGCCATAGAATCGGGTCGATATTCGCTCCAGTAGTCATATTATGGCTTTTATTTATTACCGGAGTTGGTATATATAACATTTTTCACTACGATCCACATATCGTATTTGCAATCTCCCCGAAGTACATGTACAAGTTTTTCCAAAGTACAAGCTGGCGTAGTTGGAGATCATTGGGCAGTATTACTCTTTGTGTCGCAGGATCGGAAGCAATGTTTGCCGATATCGGTCATTTCTCGATGAAATCGATCAAG ATGACGTTCATATGCTTGATTTACCCGGTTCTTATTTTAAGTTATGCCGGTCAAGCCGCATTCATCTCCCACGCACTCTCCATAAAGGATTCATCCTTCGCTATAGATGATTATAACCATTTTTATAGATCCGTACCCG ATCATATTCACTACGTATTCACGATTTTATCTCTACTTGCATCGGCAATCGGAAGCCAAGCAACGATAACTGCATGTTTTTCGATCGTAAACCAATGCCTAGCGCTTGGTTGCTTCCCGAGAGTAAAAGTGATTCATACATCAGATAAGATACACGGCCAGGTCTATATCCCGGATCTTAACTGGATGATAATGATTCTTAGCCTCGGTATTACAATCGGTTTCCATGATATCGTGCGAATTGGAAATGCATCAGGCATGGCTATAGTCTCTGGCATGTTGGTAACAACTTGTTTAATGTCACTTGTGATTGCTCTATACTGGGAAAAGAGTCTGCTGCTGTCCACTTGCTTTTTGGTGTTTTTTGGGTCGATTGAAGCCGTTTATTTGTCATCGAACTTGTTGAATTTTCACAAAGGAGCATGGTATCTTGCTGTTCTTTTGGCACTAAGCTTGACTACCATGGTTGCATGGCATTATGGGACATTGAAGAAATACCAGTTTGATATAGAAAACAAGGTGTCTATGGAATGGCTTACGGATCCCAGCTCAGGTCTCACAGTTTCCAGGGTGCCCGGAATAGGCTTTGTTTACACCGACATAGTAACCGGAATCCCAGCTTTCTTCTCCCATTTCATCACGAATGTACCAGCTTTTCATCAAGTGCTGATTTTTGTGTCATTCAAGTCATTGCCGGAACCTTTTGTTTCACCAACTAAGCGTTACCTTATAGGCAGAGTTGGTAATAGAGATAATAAAATTTACCGATGCATCGTACGATACGGATACCACGATCACATCAGAGACTCAGATGATTTTGAGGAACAAATCATCCGCTCGATCGGAGAGTTCATTTCCTTGGAAGAACACGACGCCGAGTCTTTGATGTCAACcgaaggaaaaatgatcatcgTAGGTAAACAACTCCCCGAAGGGGATGCTTTGATACCATTACACGATACAGGAGCCACAAGCTCGCCCTGTGCATCAACTCAAACGAACATAAACACAACCGAGGTTACTAAACTGAAAAGAAAGAGGAAAAAGGTACGATTCATGTTGCCGGCCAATAGCCCAAAAATGCGTTCGTCAGTGCGGGAAGAACTAAACGAACTGGTTGATGCGAGGGAAAGCGGGACAGCATATTTCTTGGGTCAATCACATATAGCGGTACGTAACGGCTCAAACTTTATCAAGCGATTCCTCATAATGGTATATGTTTTCTTCGATAAAAATTGCAGAGAACCTCATGTGGCATTGAACATCCCTCATGCAGCATTGGTGGAAGTTGGTATGGTCTATATAAtataa
- the LOC108478807 gene encoding uncharacterized protein LOC108478807 has product MTKGLIWATAEDLARNRGKVISLYRQILRSLNSPKLELNLAARLAKKAEARTIFMLGSEERSLHNIEDLIDAAEYSLSLLKQGKIPKHIQ; this is encoded by the coding sequence ATGACTAAGGGGTTGATATGGGCAACAGCAGAAGACTTAGCGAGAAACCGAGGAAAAGTAATTTCGTTGTACCGACAAATACTTCGGAGCCTTAACTCTCCGAAACTGGAACTCAATTTAGCAGCAAGGTTGGCGAAGAAAGCAGAGGCACGCACCATTTTTATGTTGGGTTCTGAAGAGCGTTCGCTTCACAACATTGAAGACCTCATCGATGCTGCTGAATACTCTCTTTCTCTTTTGAAACAAGGCAAAATCCCCAAACATATTCAATAA